Proteins encoded in a region of the Flavobacterium sp. MDT1-60 genome:
- a CDS encoding autotransporter-associated beta strand repeat-containing protein: MIKKLLLFVRSLFLNFSNSSKERSFIPGLRMLCLGMFFVVSFANAATRTASSSGAWSSTSTWVGGILPVAGDDVVINSGVIVTLDLTTPTLLSVTVNAATANNGITFNSNSVLNISGALTVNSVSATTGSITSTVAVGAGILNAGSISISGNTNTNRSSTVSVSSGTINVTNITFSGTIAQARLTFTGSGTLNIAGDLGAGGTFTAGTTSTVNFNNAGAQNIRNYAYNNLTISGSGIKTLIANTTVNGALNVKANTTLAMSTFTLTTPTSVALECGAVAGSIISGSGTLTLGGTVTVTDITTGTSGATISCPVALGGNRIFNVGDDGSTATDLTISGVISGGSTLTKNGVGTLILSGSNTYTGTTTVSAGTLKLGNTAGLGTTAGATTIISGAVLDLNGINLGAESLTLNGTGLSSSPAGALTNTGGNASYSGAITLGSAITITATSSGTLTCSGTIGTGVFGLTLDGVTGSSGIMSGIISTPSFLNKEGLGTWTLSGSNTYTGTTSVNAGTLSLGVGEVFYGTLAIAGGASVVTNGNAVTFRGGFTNSGTFTAGSSAITISGTATQSIDSFTTTGTVTMSKTGNSTATFNGNVTGGALTINGNGGTLNLGTSLTHTFSGNWTRTIGTLNGGSSILKIGGDVSGTVGTFTANTGTVEFNNAGAQSLGTVALTFNNLILSNSGTKTFSASITISGNLNINSGVVANLSTVTTHTAGTLTLGGATTPGGSWGSTTSTANNKNNTFFDTTIGLINVGSSCTAPLTFSMTGANDQAYCSTESGTTIGLSGSESGVNYQLYRGTVAVGSPVAGTGLAISFGAFNTTGKYTVTASKVSTLCTATMSGGPITVYKYSSPPTITGTASNVACPTDATGTISITNASNPASLAFVRAGTDATTQGVDLSQRLLSNRAKFTVEGWIKFDNLNYVTRMSIFGQNNAIEVAFEQDNLRCYTAGGGQVDMPKSEITPGLWYHIAVTGDGTVGGLKIYLNGVLKSSAGSLTSNYGSDTNYSTKIGYAVMDAAGNGLTGEIFKVGFWSEALLPADVAKLAAGFVDYDASFSTLIAGYSFNDGPSATSLTGVGSSAPVGTFVNLTTAAWTDPYVYSWSSAPAGYTSTGKNLTGLLPRTYNVTTSLRNCTSSASFTVNATNTAPSITTQPSPTSTCVANNASFTIVGSGTGVNYQWEVSTGGVFTGLTNTGVYSNVTTATMNITGATSGMNNYQYRCIVGGTCTPSVTSNPVVLTVNTPSVAPTSISGITTICNGSSTTLTAVGGTLGTGATYQWGTGSVVGTSPISGATSISYATGALSSNATYWVRIENTASPCTATTGGISQVVTVNTPSVAPTSISGTTTICNGSSTTLTAVGGTLGTGATYQWGTGSVVGTSPISGATSISYATGALSSNATYWVRIENTASPCAATTGGISQLVTVNQESADPTSASASLTTICNGGSTTLTLNGGGGGTGETIKWYTASCGGTLAGTGNNLSVSPITTTTYYGRYENGAPCNYNSVCSSVTITVNALPTAIAGGSQAICSNATATVSGATSSNGTILWTENGAGSITSGATTLTPVYTAAPGDAGNTVTLTMTVSNSPCTNATATYSVIVNALPTTPTATVTIQPTCSVNTGTIVVTAPTGAGITYSIDGTNYFASGTFSNVAVGSHTVSVKNSSDCVATMASPLSVSPPVTKTWLGGQGSGSQLTDWSYGPNWNPAGIPTSADCVIIPTTPNNPIISGTNLEFYANTLSVIANGSLVVQSGNTLKVTDAITVAPTGTLTFQDSSTLLQESTDNTINTGSIEYVRTTLPIRQADYVYWSTPVKGQTLAAVSPLTESNKYFRFDGTGWVATPKTNVMIVGKGYIIRGPEGTSNTVRAPYTATFRGTPNNGTVTSETYDSGKNYLIGNPYPSAIDADKFLSDLNNKGVLQGTLYFWTHNTPVTLGGYYRYNADDYASYNLSGGTKTMKAAKTANDAPGNINSAPQGYIAAGQSFMAGFSFPGQIQFTNSMRIGADKNAQFFKPGKTSKTTGIEKNRVWLNLTNEEGAFKQMLVGYIEGASNDYDRGYDGLSFDGNKYIDFYSIGGTRKFVIQGRALPFTDTDTVPLGYKTTIAGDFTISIDQADGIFTTQSIYLEDKITGKIQDLRAANYTFTTAIGNFADRFVLRYTNKTLGTGDFENVENGLLVSVKDKTIKVISAKENIKEVTVFDINGKLLYNKKKVGSTELQIANLQSVNQVLLVKVTLENDYAVTKKIVFQ, encoded by the coding sequence ATGATTAAAAAATTACTTTTATTCGTTCGTTCTTTATTTTTAAATTTTTCTAATTCTTCTAAAGAAAGATCTTTTATTCCTGGTTTAAGGATGCTTTGTTTGGGGATGTTTTTTGTTGTTTCATTTGCGAATGCGGCGACAAGAACTGCATCTAGTTCTGGTGCATGGAGTAGCACATCAACTTGGGTTGGTGGAATTCTTCCAGTTGCAGGTGATGATGTAGTAATTAATAGTGGGGTAATTGTCACGTTAGATCTTACCACCCCCACACTTCTTAGTGTAACAGTAAATGCAGCTACAGCAAATAACGGAATAACATTTAATTCTAATTCTGTACTAAACATTAGTGGAGCATTAACAGTGAATTCAGTAAGTGCGACGACGGGTTCAATAACTAGTACAGTTGCTGTGGGTGCAGGAATTTTGAATGCTGGAAGCATATCGATATCTGGAAATACAAATACAAATAGATCTTCTACAGTTTCTGTTAGTTCCGGGACTATTAATGTTACTAATATTACCTTTTCAGGAACAATTGCTCAAGCTAGATTGACATTTACCGGTTCAGGAACTCTTAATATAGCGGGTGATTTAGGCGCAGGAGGAACATTTACAGCAGGAACGACGAGTACAGTTAATTTTAATAATGCTGGAGCACAAAATATTCGTAATTACGCATATAATAATTTAACTATATCTGGAAGTGGAATAAAAACCTTGATCGCGAATACCACAGTTAATGGTGCTTTAAATGTTAAAGCTAATACAACATTAGCTATGTCAACATTTACACTTACAACACCTACTAGTGTGGCATTAGAATGTGGAGCTGTTGCGGGTTCAATAATTTCGGGGAGTGGAACTCTTACTTTAGGAGGTACCGTAACTGTAACTGATATTACCACAGGAACAAGTGGTGCAACAATTTCGTGCCCAGTTGCTTTAGGAGGAAATCGAATATTTAACGTTGGTGATGATGGATCAACTGCAACAGATTTAACAATAAGTGGAGTGATAAGTGGAGGTTCAACGCTTACTAAAAATGGTGTAGGAACCTTGATTTTGTCAGGTTCAAATACATACACAGGTACAACTACAGTGAGTGCAGGTACATTAAAATTAGGTAATACAGCAGGTCTTGGGACAACTGCAGGAGCTACTACAATCATTTCCGGTGCTGTTTTAGATTTAAATGGTATTAATCTAGGGGCAGAATCTTTGACTTTAAACGGAACAGGATTATCTTCTAGTCCAGCAGGAGCCTTAACCAATACAGGAGGAAATGCTTCTTATAGTGGAGCCATAACATTAGGATCAGCCATTACTATTACAGCAACTAGTTCAGGGACATTAACTTGTAGTGGAACTATAGGAACAGGTGTTTTTGGATTAACATTAGATGGGGTAACTGGGAGTTCAGGTATCATGTCAGGTATCATATCAACTCCATCTTTCTTAAATAAAGAAGGTTTAGGAACTTGGACTTTGTCAGGTTCAAATACATATACTGGAACAACATCTGTGAATGCAGGAACACTTAGTTTGGGTGTTGGAGAAGTTTTTTATGGAACTTTAGCTATTGCAGGTGGTGCTTCTGTAGTTACGAATGGTAATGCAGTAACTTTTCGAGGAGGTTTTACAAATAGTGGTACGTTTACAGCAGGAAGCTCAGCGATTACTATATCGGGAACTGCTACTCAAAGTATTGATAGCTTTACAACTACAGGTACAGTAACAATGTCAAAGACAGGAAATAGTACAGCTACATTTAATGGAAATGTAACTGGTGGTGCATTAACAATAAATGGCAATGGGGGGACATTAAATTTAGGGACTAGTTTGACACATACTTTTTCAGGTAACTGGACGAGAACAATAGGAACGTTAAATGGAGGTTCAAGTATCTTAAAGATTGGTGGTGATGTATCTGGTACAGTTGGAACTTTTACTGCAAATACGGGAACAGTTGAATTTAATAATGCAGGGGCACAAAGTTTAGGAACGGTTGCATTAACATTCAATAATCTTATCTTATCAAATTCAGGAACGAAAACATTTTCAGCTTCAATAACCATTTCTGGTAATTTGAATATTAATTCAGGTGTAGTTGCTAATTTAAGTACTGTAACAACACATACTGCAGGAACACTTACATTAGGCGGAGCAACGACACCTGGAGGGTCTTGGGGAAGTACCACTTCAACGGCTAATAATAAAAATAATACTTTTTTTGATACAACAATTGGACTAATAAATGTAGGCTCTTCTTGTACTGCACCATTAACTTTTTCTATGACAGGCGCAAACGATCAGGCTTATTGTAGTACTGAGTCGGGAACAACAATTGGATTATCAGGTTCAGAATCTGGGGTTAACTATCAATTATACAGAGGAACCGTTGCCGTAGGATCACCGGTTGCAGGTACAGGTTTGGCTATCAGTTTTGGCGCATTTAATACTACAGGAAAATATACCGTTACAGCAAGCAAAGTCTCAACTTTGTGTACCGCAACAATGTCGGGAGGGCCAATTACAGTTTATAAATACAGCTCACCACCAACAATAACAGGGACAGCATCGAATGTTGCATGTCCTACGGATGCAACTGGAACAATTTCGATTACAAATGCTTCAAATCCAGCTTCTTTGGCTTTTGTGAGAGCTGGTACGGATGCAACTACTCAAGGAGTAGATCTTAGTCAGAGACTGTTATCCAATAGAGCTAAATTTACAGTTGAGGGCTGGATTAAATTTGATAATTTAAATTATGTTACCAGAATGTCAATTTTTGGGCAAAATAATGCTATTGAAGTTGCCTTTGAACAGGATAATTTAAGATGTTATACTGCTGGTGGGGGACAGGTTGATATGCCTAAGTCTGAAATTACTCCGGGTCTTTGGTATCATATTGCAGTTACAGGAGATGGTACGGTAGGAGGTTTAAAAATTTACCTGAATGGAGTTTTGAAATCATCAGCCGGGAGTTTGACATCAAATTATGGTTCAGATACAAATTATTCAACAAAGATAGGGTATGCAGTAATGGATGCTGCAGGAAATGGTTTAACAGGAGAAATTTTTAAAGTAGGTTTTTGGAGTGAAGCTCTTTTACCAGCAGATGTTGCTAAATTGGCAGCAGGATTTGTAGATTATGATGCTTCTTTTAGTACCTTGATAGCTGGTTATAGCTTTAATGATGGACCTTCAGCTACATCACTTACAGGGGTGGGAAGTTCAGCTCCTGTTGGAACTTTCGTTAACCTCACTACTGCTGCATGGACAGATCCTTATGTATATTCCTGGTCTTCTGCTCCGGCAGGATACACGTCTACAGGAAAAAATTTGACAGGTTTATTGCCTAGAACATATAATGTTACAACATCTCTAAGAAATTGTACCAGTTCAGCGTCATTTACAGTTAATGCTACAAATACGGCTCCATCAATTACAACTCAACCAAGTCCAACAAGTACATGTGTAGCAAATAATGCTTCATTTACTATTGTTGGCTCAGGGACGGGTGTAAATTATCAATGGGAAGTGAGTACAGGAGGAGTTTTTACAGGTCTAACAAATACTGGCGTTTATAGTAATGTGACTACAGCAACGATGAATATTACAGGTGCTACTTCTGGTATGAATAATTATCAGTATCGCTGTATTGTTGGTGGTACATGTACCCCATCAGTTACATCAAATCCAGTTGTGCTTACGGTAAATACACCATCCGTTGCACCGACTAGTATAAGCGGAATAACAACGATCTGTAACGGAAGTTCGACAACATTAACAGCTGTCGGTGGAACTTTGGGAACAGGAGCAACGTATCAATGGGGGACAGGATCTGTAGTTGGAACAAGTCCAATTTCAGGAGCTACCTCAATTTCATATGCGACAGGTGCTCTTAGTAGTAACGCAACTTATTGGGTTAGAATAGAGAACACCGCTTCGCCATGTACTGCTACAACAGGAGGTATTTCTCAAGTGGTGACAGTTAACACCCCATCCGTTGCACCGACTAGTATAAGCGGAACAACAACGATCTGTAACGGAAGTTCGACAACATTAACAGCTGTCGGCGGAACTTTGGGAACAGGAGCAACGTATCAATGGGGAACAGGATCTGTAGTTGGAACAAGTCCAATTTCAGGAGCTACCTCAATTTCATATGCTACAGGTGCTCTTAGTAGTAACGCAACTTATTGGGTTAGAATAGAGAACACCGCTTCGCCATGTGCTGCTACAACAGGAGGTATTTCTCAATTGGTTACAGTTAACCAGGAATCAGCTGATCCAACATCTGCGTCAGCAAGCCTAACAACTATCTGTAATGGAGGAAGTACTACTTTGACGCTTAATGGCGGCGGCGGCGGAACAGGCGAAACCATAAAATGGTATACAGCTTCTTGTGGAGGTACTTTGGCGGGTACTGGTAATAATCTTTCTGTTAGTCCAATAACCACGACAACTTATTATGGACGTTATGAAAACGGAGCTCCATGTAATTATAATTCAGTTTGTTCTTCGGTAACAATAACTGTAAATGCCTTGCCAACGGCTATAGCTGGAGGCAGCCAAGCAATTTGTTCAAATGCAACAGCAACGGTAAGCGGGGCAACATCATCAAACGGAACAATATTATGGACCGAAAACGGTGCAGGAAGTATTACATCTGGAGCAACTACGTTGACACCCGTTTATACTGCTGCTCCGGGAGATGCCGGAAATACAGTTACACTTACGATGACGGTTTCTAATAGTCCATGTACAAATGCTACTGCAACTTATAGTGTAATAGTAAATGCCCTGCCAACAACCCCAACAGCCACAGTAACCATACAACCAACCTGTTCAGTAAATACAGGAACAATAGTAGTAACAGCACCAACAGGTGCAGGTATTACCTATAGTATAGACGGTACTAATTATTTTGCATCAGGGACTTTTAGCAATGTTGCGGTAGGATCTCATACGGTAAGTGTAAAAAATAGTTCTGATTGTGTTGCCACAATGGCATCACCTTTATCAGTTTCACCACCAGTTACTAAAACATGGCTAGGAGGACAAGGTTCAGGCTCTCAACTTACAGACTGGAGTTATGGTCCAAACTGGAATCCTGCGGGAATTCCAACTTCTGCAGACTGTGTGATTATACCAACTACACCAAATAATCCAATTATTTCGGGTACTAATCTTGAATTTTATGCCAATACACTTTCTGTAATAGCTAACGGTTCTTTAGTAGTGCAAAGTGGTAACACTTTAAAAGTTACTGACGCAATAACAGTAGCTCCAACTGGTACACTAACCTTTCAGGATAGTTCTACTTTATTGCAGGAAAGTACAGATAACACAATCAATACAGGAAGTATTGAGTATGTACGTACTACTCTTCCAATTCGTCAGGCGGATTATGTATATTGGTCAACGCCTGTTAAAGGACAGACTTTGGCAGCTGTTTCACCTTTAACGGAAAGCAATAAATATTTTAGATTTGATGGAACAGGCTGGGTCGCAACTCCTAAAACCAATGTGATGATTGTTGGTAAAGGATATATCATCCGTGGTCCCGAAGGAACATCAAATACAGTAAGAGCTCCATATACGGCTACTTTTAGAGGAACGCCAAACAACGGAACCGTTACGAGTGAAACCTATGATTCAGGAAAAAATTATTTGATTGGAAACCCTTATCCGTCTGCTATTGATGCCGATAAATTCCTTTCCGATCTTAACAATAAGGGGGTATTGCAGGGGACATTGTATTTCTGGACACACAATACACCGGTAACACTTGGAGGTTATTACAGATATAATGCCGATGATTATGCAAGTTATAATTTGAGTGGAGGTACCAAAACAATGAAAGCCGCAAAAACAGCAAATGATGCACCGGGAAATATTAACAGCGCACCGCAGGGCTATATAGCAGCTGGACAATCCTTTATGGCTGGATTTAGTTTTCCGGGACAAATTCAATTTACCAATTCAATGCGTATTGGTGCTGATAAAAACGCTCAGTTTTTCAAACCGGGCAAAACTTCAAAAACTACAGGTATAGAAAAAAATCGTGTGTGGTTAAACTTGACCAATGAGGAAGGAGCCTTCAAACAAATGCTTGTAGGGTATATAGAAGGGGCAAGCAACGATTACGACAGAGGATATGATGGTCTTTCATTTGACGGAAACAAATACATCGACTTTTACAGTATTGGAGGGACAAGAAAATTTGTAATTCAGGGACGTGCACTGCCTTTTACCGATACGGATACAGTTCCGTTAGGATATAAGACTACCATTGCCGGGGATTTTACGATCTCTATTGATCAGGCGGATGGTATATTTACCACTCAGTCCATTTATCTGGAAGACAAAATAACGGGTAAGATTCAGGACCTGCGTGCTGCAAACTATACCTTTACAACGGCAATCGGAAATTTCGCAGACCGTTTTGTACTTCGTTATACCAACAAAACACTTGGCACTGGTGATTTCGAAAATGTCGAAAATGGACTTTTAGTTTCTGTAAAAGATAAAACAATCAAAGTAATATCAGCAAAAGAAAACATCAAAGAAGTTACCGTTTTTGATATCAACGGAAAACTACTTTATAACAAAAAGAAAGTTGGATCTACTGAATTACAGATAGCAAATCTACAATCAGTCAATCAGGTTTTATTGGTAAAAGTGACTTTGGAAAATGATTATGCTGTAACGAAGAAAATCGTATTTCAATAA
- a CDS encoding regulatory protein RecX — protein sequence MNSIFTIKEALLKLEHFCAYQERCHAEVVSKLYSLKMTPDETDYIVVQLIENNFLNETRFACSFARGKHRIKQWGKIRITNELKARQISSTNISLALKEISPEEYESTFENLSERCWNNIPEKNLLKKRKKFCDYLLRRGYESNFVYDKVKEMEGK from the coding sequence ATGAATTCAATTTTTACAATAAAAGAAGCCTTACTGAAATTAGAACACTTTTGTGCGTATCAGGAACGTTGTCATGCCGAAGTAGTTTCGAAATTATACAGCCTCAAAATGACCCCGGATGAAACCGATTATATTGTGGTTCAGCTAATTGAAAATAATTTTCTAAATGAAACTCGTTTTGCCTGCAGCTTCGCAAGAGGCAAACATCGAATAAAACAGTGGGGTAAAATCAGGATTACAAACGAACTCAAGGCCAGGCAAATTTCTTCCACAAATATTTCACTCGCATTAAAAGAAATTTCACCAGAAGAGTACGAATCTACTTTCGAAAATCTTTCTGAAAGATGTTGGAACAATATTCCCGAAAAGAATCTCCTAAAAAAAAGAAAAAAGTTCTGCGACTATCTTTTACGTCGTGGTTATGAAAGTAATTTTGTTTATGATAAAGTAAAAGAAATGGAAGGAAAATAA